From a single Clostridium isatidis genomic region:
- the rplV gene encoding 50S ribosomal protein L22, with amino-acid sequence MEARAIAKYVRMSPTKVGVVLDLIRGKNIQEAFAILQYTPKEAAVAINKVLKSAVANAENNHDMDVEKLYVAEAYVGAGPILKRYRPMDHGKAFRINKRTSNITLVVKERA; translated from the coding sequence ATGGAAGCTAGAGCTATAGCTAAATATGTTAGAATGTCTCCAACTAAAGTAGGAGTAGTTCTTGATTTAATAAGAGGAAAGAATATTCAAGAGGCTTTCGCTATCTTACAATACACTCCAAAGGAAGCAGCCGTTGCTATAAATAAAGTATTAAAATCAGCTGTTGCTAATGCTGAAAACAACCATGATATGGATGTTGAAAAATTATATGTAGCAGAAGCATACGTTGGAGCTGGTCCAATATTAAAGAGATATAGACCAATGGATCATGGAAAAGCATTTAGAATTAACAAAAGAACAAGTAATATAACACTTGTTGTTAAAGAAAGAGCTTAA
- the rpsC gene encoding 30S ribosomal protein S3, with product MGQKVHPHGLRVGVIKDWDAKWYADKKNFADNLIEDNKIREFIKKELYSAGISKVEIERAAKRVKINIYTAKPGVIIGKGGAGIETLKAKLAKIVSDNKNILINIVEVKNVETNAQLVAENIAAQLEKRISFRRAMKQSIQRAMKLGAQGIKTSCSGRLGGAEMARTESYHEGTIPLQTLRADIDYGFAEADTTYGKIGVKVWIYNGEVLPTKKVEEKEEINA from the coding sequence ATGGGTCAAAAAGTACATCCTCATGGACTTAGAGTAGGAGTTATCAAAGATTGGGATGCAAAATGGTATGCTGATAAGAAAAACTTTGCAGATAACCTAATCGAAGATAACAAAATAAGAGAATTCATTAAGAAGGAACTTTACTCAGCTGGTATTTCAAAAGTAGAAATAGAAAGAGCAGCTAAGAGAGTTAAGATAAATATATATACTGCTAAACCAGGAGTTATCATTGGAAAAGGTGGAGCAGGAATAGAAACATTAAAAGCTAAATTAGCTAAAATAGTTTCTGATAATAAAAACATACTAATCAACATAGTAGAAGTTAAAAATGTAGAAACAAATGCTCAATTAGTAGCAGAAAATATAGCTGCACAACTTGAAAAGAGAATATCATTCAGAAGAGCTATGAAGCAAAGCATTCAAAGAGCTATGAAACTTGGAGCTCAAGGTATTAAAACATCTTGTTCAGGTAGATTAGGTGGAGCTGAAATGGCAAGAACTGAATCATATCATGAAGGAACAATTCCACTACAAACTTTAAGAGCAGATATAGATTATGGATTTGCTGAAGCTGATACAACTTATGGAAAAATCGGTGTTAAAGTTTGGATATATAATGGAGAAGTTCTTCCAACTAAAAAAGTTGAAGAAAAGGAAGAAATTAACGCATAA
- the rplP gene encoding 50S ribosomal protein L16, which translates to MLMPKRVKRRKVQRGRMKGKATRGNFLAYGDFGIQAMECGWIRSNQIESARIAINRYIRRGGKLWIKIFPDKPVTQKAAGTRMGSGKGNPEYWVAVVKPGRVLFELSGVNEEVAREAMRLASHKLPVKTKFVTRRDFEEMGGEE; encoded by the coding sequence ATGTTAATGCCTAAAAGAGTTAAGCGTCGTAAGGTTCAACGTGGTAGAATGAAAGGAAAAGCTACTAGAGGTAACTTCCTAGCATACGGAGATTTTGGTATTCAAGCAATGGAATGTGGTTGGATAAGAAGTAATCAAATAGAATCTGCCAGAATTGCTATAAATAGATATATTAGAAGAGGAGGAAAACTTTGGATAAAGATTTTCCCAGATAAGCCAGTAACTCAAAAAGCTGCTGGAACAAGAATGGGTTCTGGTAAAGGTAATCCAGAATACTGGGTAGCAGTAGTTAAACCTGGTAGAGTTTTGTTTGAGTTATCAGGGGTTAATGAAGAAGTTGCAAGAGAAGCAATGAGACTTGCATCACATAAGCTTCCTGTTAAGACTAAATTCGTAACAAGAAGAGATTTTGAGGAAATGGGTGGTGAAGAATAA
- the rpmC gene encoding 50S ribosomal protein L29: protein MKARELKELRASNPQDLKVKLNDLKAELFNLRFQLATGQLENPMRIKEVKKSIAQIKTIIREEEIRAFEQ from the coding sequence ATGAAGGCTAGAGAATTAAAAGAGTTAAGAGCAAGTAATCCTCAAGATTTAAAGGTTAAATTAAATGACCTTAAAGCTGAATTATTCAACTTAAGATTCCAATTAGCTACAGGTCAATTAGAAAATCCTATGAGAATTAAAGAAGTAAAGAAATCTATAGCCCAAATCAAAACCATCATAAGAGAAGAAGAGATCAGGGCTTTCGAACAGTAG
- the rpsQ gene encoding 30S ribosomal protein S17 yields the protein MERGLRKKRIGKVVSDKMDKTIVVAVETKVKHPLYGKIVNRTTKFKAHDENNEAKINDKVLIMETRPLSKDKRWRLVEIVERAK from the coding sequence ATGGAAAGAGGATTAAGGAAAAAGAGAATAGGTAAAGTTGTTTCAGATAAAATGGATAAAACAATAGTTGTTGCCGTTGAAACAAAGGTTAAACATCCACTATATGGAAAGATTGTTAACAGAACAACTAAGTTTAAGGCTCATGATGAAAACAATGAAGCTAAAATAAACGATAAAGTATTAATTATGGAAACTAGACCATTATCTAAAGATAAGAGATGGAGACTTGTTGAAATAGTTGAAAGAGCTAAATAA
- the rplN gene encoding 50S ribosomal protein L14 has translation MIQQQSLLKVADNSGAKEIMCIRVLGGSNRKFGNIGDVIVASVKSATPGGVVKKGDVVKAVIVRSVRGLRRADGSYIKFDENAAVIIKEDKQPRGTRIFGPVARELRDNEFYKILSLAPEVL, from the coding sequence ATGATACAACAACAATCCTTATTAAAGGTAGCTGATAACTCAGGTGCTAAAGAAATTATGTGCATAAGAGTTTTAGGTGGATCAAATAGAAAGTTCGGTAACATTGGAGATGTAATAGTTGCTAGCGTTAAAAGTGCAACACCAGGCGGAGTTGTTAAAAAAGGTGACGTTGTAAAAGCTGTTATAGTTAGATCAGTTAGAGGATTAAGAAGAGCTGATGGTTCATACATAAAGTTTGATGAAAATGCAGCTGTTATTATAAAAGAAGATAAGCAACCAAGAGGAACTCGTATTTTCGGACCAGTTGCTAGGGAGCTAAGAGATAATGAATTTTACAAAATTTTATCATTAGCGCCAGAAGTTCTATAA
- the rplX gene encoding 50S ribosomal protein L24: MKVHVRKNDTVVVISGKDKGKTGEVLKVYPKTGKVIVQGVNIIKKHQKPNRANVEGGIIEREGAIFSSKVMLYCTKCKNATRISNKILDDGTKVRVCKKCGETF, encoded by the coding sequence TTGAAGGTACATGTTAGAAAGAACGATACGGTAGTGGTGATTTCTGGAAAAGATAAAGGAAAAACTGGAGAAGTTTTAAAGGTATATCCTAAAACAGGCAAAGTTATTGTTCAAGGAGTTAATATAATAAAGAAACATCAAAAGCCAAATAGAGCTAATGTTGAAGGCGGAATAATAGAAAGAGAAGGAGCTATATTCAGCTCAAAAGTAATGTTATACTGCACAAAATGTAAAAATGCTACAAGAATTAGCAATAAAATTTTAGATGACGGTACAAAAGTTAGAGTTTGTAAAAAGTGTGGAGAAACATTCTAA
- the rplE gene encoding 50S ribosomal protein L5, whose translation MTTRLQEKYEKEVVPAMIEKFGYKNIMEVPKLEKIVINMGVGEAKDNQKFLEAAVNDLTIIAGQKPILTRAKKSVANFKLRENMAIGCKVTLRKTKMYEFADKFMTIALPRVRDFRGVSSKSFDGRGNYSIGVKEQLIFPEIEYDKIDKVRGMDIIFVTSANTDEEARELLRFLGMPFAQ comes from the coding sequence ATGACAACAAGACTTCAAGAAAAGTATGAAAAAGAAGTAGTTCCAGCTATGATTGAAAAGTTCGGATATAAAAATATAATGGAAGTTCCAAAGCTTGAAAAAATAGTTATCAACATGGGAGTTGGTGAAGCTAAGGACAATCAAAAATTCCTAGAAGCTGCAGTTAATGATTTAACTATAATTGCAGGACAAAAGCCAATCTTAACAAGAGCAAAGAAATCAGTTGCAAACTTTAAGTTAAGAGAAAATATGGCAATAGGATGTAAAGTTACATTAAGAAAGACAAAAATGTATGAATTTGCAGATAAATTTATGACAATAGCTCTACCAAGAGTAAGAGACTTTAGAGGAGTTTCAAGTAAATCTTTCGATGGAAGAGGAAACTATTCAATAGGAGTTAAAGAACAATTAATATTCCCAGAAATTGAATACGATAAAATCGATAAGGTTAGAGGAATGGATATTATCTTCGTTACAAGTGCAAACACTGACGAAGAAGCAAGAGAATTATTAAGATTCCTTGGAATGCCATTCGCTCAATAA
- a CDS encoding type Z 30S ribosomal protein S14 translates to MARKAIIEKWKKEPKYKTRAYTRCRICGRPHAVLRKYGVCRICFRELAYKGEIPGCKKASW, encoded by the coding sequence GTGGCACGTAAGGCTATTATTGAAAAATGGAAAAAGGAACCAAAATATAAAACAAGAGCTTATACAAGATGCAGAATATGTGGAAGACCACATGCAGTATTAAGAAAATATGGTGTATGCCGTATTTGTTTTAGAGAACTTGCTTATAAGGGTGAAATTCCTGGTTGCAAGAAAGCAAGTTGGTAA
- the rpsH gene encoding 30S ribosomal protein S8 → MVMTDPIADLLTRVRNANAARHEVVEVPSSNIKKAIAEILLQEGYIKELEEYSDGVVPMLRITLKYGADKERVITGIKRISKPGLRIYCKKDEIPKVLNGLGIAIISTSKGLLVDREARKVGLGGEVICYVW, encoded by the coding sequence ATGGTTATGACAGATCCTATCGCAGATTTGCTAACACGTGTTAGAAACGCAAATGCTGCTAGACATGAAGTAGTAGAAGTTCCTTCATCAAATATTAAGAAAGCAATAGCTGAAATATTATTACAAGAAGGATATATTAAAGAATTAGAGGAATATAGCGACGGAGTAGTTCCAATGCTAAGAATAACTCTTAAATATGGAGCAGATAAAGAAAGAGTAATTACTGGAATTAAGAGAATATCTAAGCCAGGTCTTAGAATTTACTGCAAGAAAGACGAAATTCCAAAGGTGCTAAACGGATTAGGAATTGCAATTATATCAACATCAAAAGGATTATTAGTTGATAGAGAAGCAAGAAAAGTTGGCTTAGGCGGAGAAGTTATCTGCTACGTTTGGTAA
- the rplF gene encoding 50S ribosomal protein L6 has protein sequence MSRIGRLPIAIPAGVTVEVSADNVVTAKGPKGQLVKAMHKDMNIAVEDNQVVVTRPSDNKEHKALHGLTRTLINNMIIGVEKGFEKTLELVGVGYRAQLQGKKLVMNLGFSHPVEIEPVDGVTFETPSATKVVVKGIDKELVGDVVADIRSWRKPEPYKGKGIKFENEVIRRKEGKTGKK, from the coding sequence ATGTCAAGAATAGGTAGATTACCTATAGCTATACCTGCAGGAGTAACAGTAGAAGTTTCAGCAGATAATGTTGTTACAGCTAAAGGACCTAAAGGTCAACTTGTTAAAGCTATGCACAAAGATATGAATATAGCAGTTGAAGACAATCAAGTTGTTGTAACTAGACCTAGTGATAACAAAGAACACAAGGCTCTTCACGGTTTAACTAGAACATTAATCAATAACATGATAATCGGCGTTGAAAAAGGATTTGAAAAAACACTAGAATTAGTTGGTGTTGGTTATAGAGCTCAATTACAAGGAAAGAAGCTTGTAATGAACTTAGGATTTTCACATCCAGTAGAAATTGAACCAGTTGATGGAGTAACATTTGAAACTCCTTCAGCAACAAAAGTTGTTGTTAAAGGTATAGACAAAGAACTTGTTGGAGATGTTGTGGCTGATATAAGATCATGGAGAAAACCTGAACCATATAAGGGCAAGGGAATTAAGTTCGAAAATGAAGTTATCAGACGTAAAGAAGGAAAAACTGGTAAGAAATAA
- the rplR gene encoding 50S ribosomal protein L18, whose protein sequence is MFKKVDKNTKRAKRHLRVRKKVFGTAERPRLSVYRSEKNIYAQIIDDVKAVTLVAASSLDKSLNLKVGGNKEAAKLVGELIAKKALENGITEVVFDRGGYVYHGRIQALAEAAREAGLKF, encoded by the coding sequence ATGTTCAAGAAGGTAGACAAGAACACTAAAAGAGCAAAACGTCACCTAAGAGTACGTAAAAAAGTATTTGGTACTGCTGAAAGACCAAGACTTTCAGTATATAGAAGTGAAAAGAATATATATGCTCAAATTATAGATGATGTTAAAGCAGTAACTTTAGTTGCAGCTTCATCTTTAGATAAGTCATTAAACTTAAAAGTTGGTGGAAATAAAGAAGCTGCTAAATTAGTTGGAGAATTAATAGCTAAGAAAGCATTAGAAAATGGAATTACAGAAGTGGTATTCGATAGAGGCGGTTATGTATATCACGGAAGAATTCAAGCTTTAGCAGAAGCTGCAAGAGAAGCAGGCTTAAAATTCTAA
- the rpsE gene encoding 30S ribosomal protein S5, whose product MRIDPSTLDLKEKVVSINRVTKVVKGGRNFRFSVLVVVGDENGHVGVGSGKSIEIPEAIRKGIEDAKKHLVSVAIVDGTVPHSIYGKFGTGKVLIMPAKEGTGVIAGGPARTVLELAGLKDVRAKSLGSNNPKNMVNATINGLANLRTAEDIARLRGKTVEEILG is encoded by the coding sequence ATGAGAATCGATCCTAGCACACTAGACCTTAAGGAAAAGGTTGTAAGTATAAACAGAGTAACTAAGGTTGTTAAGGGTGGTAGAAACTTCAGATTCAGCGTACTAGTTGTTGTAGGTGACGAAAACGGACACGTAGGCGTTGGAAGCGGAAAGTCAATAGAAATCCCAGAAGCAATTAGAAAAGGAATAGAAGACGCTAAAAAACATTTAGTAAGTGTTGCAATAGTTGATGGTACTGTTCCTCATTCAATATATGGAAAATTTGGAACTGGTAAAGTTCTTATAATGCCAGCTAAAGAAGGTACAGGAGTTATCGCTGGAGGTCCAGCTAGAACTGTATTAGAATTAGCAGGATTAAAGGATGTTAGAGCTAAGTCTTTAGGTTCAAACAATCCTAAAAATATGGTAAATGCTACTATTAACGGTTTAGCAAACTTAAGAACAGCTGAAGATATAGCTAGATTAAGAGGCAAAACTGTAGAAGAAATATTAGGTTAG
- the rpmD gene encoding 50S ribosomal protein L30 has protein sequence MAKIKVTLVKSLIGRKKDQIATAQALGLNKIGKTVEHEDTPQIRGMINKVSYLLKVEEV, from the coding sequence ATGGCAAAAATTAAAGTTACTCTAGTAAAGAGCTTAATCGGAAGAAAAAAAGACCAAATTGCTACTGCACAAGCCCTTGGACTAAATAAAATTGGTAAGACAGTAGAACATGAAGATACTCCTCAAATCAGAGGAATGATAAATAAAGTTAGCTATTTATTGAAAGTAGAAGAAGTTTAA
- the rplO gene encoding 50S ribosomal protein L15: MKLHELRPAAGSKKAPKRVGRGTGSGLGRNAGKGEKGQNARSGGGVRPGFEGGQMPLYRRLPKRGFTNIFAKEIVSINVDRLNIFENGTVVTPELLLEKRVISKVKDGVKILGNGTLEKSLTVKGCKFSKSAAEKIEAAGGKVEVV, translated from the coding sequence ATGAAACTTCATGAATTAAGACCAGCAGCTGGAAGTAAAAAAGCTCCTAAAAGAGTTGGTAGAGGTACTGGTTCAGGTTTAGGTAGAAACGCTGGTAAAGGTGAAAAGGGTCAAAATGCTAGATCAGGCGGCGGTGTAAGACCTGGTTTTGAAGGTGGTCAAATGCCACTATACAGAAGACTTCCTAAGAGAGGATTCACTAACATATTTGCTAAAGAAATTGTTAGCATAAATGTTGATAGATTAAATATATTTGAAAACGGAACTGTAGTTACACCTGAACTTTTACTTGAAAAGAGAGTAATAAGCAAGGTTAAGGACGGAGTTAAAATTTTAGGAAATGGTACTTTAGAGAAAAGCTTAACTGTTAAAGGATGCAAGTTCTCAAAATCAGCTGCAGAAAAGATCGAAGCAGCTGGAGGAAAAGTAGAGGTGGTTTAG
- the secY gene encoding preprotein translocase subunit SecY produces MLSTLRNAWKVPELKKKFLWTIFLIAIFRIGTHIPVPGISKEVLESLAQSGTLFGFYDLISGGAFSQFSILALGVTPYINASIIVQLLTIAVPSLEQLSKEGQEGRKKIQAITRILSIFIGFILAFGIYNLVASKGAIQESSFSQIIVVLVSLVAGSTFSMWLGDQITAKGFGNGTSILIFVNIVSQLPVTLMSLYTLKNIGKITIVEILLFVLFVLLMLVASVFFSLAERRIPVQYAGKAVGNKVMRAQSTHIPLSIIGSAVIAIIFSSSVMMFPATLAQFFPNSKVLTSLTTSKYSLFNRGTWIYAVVYALLTIFFTWFYTQITMKPDEMAENLHKSAGFVPGIRPGNATEKYFEKLLTKVSIIGGVFAAVLAVLPILISNTNLQGIQFGGTSLLIMVGVGLDFSRQLDSQLIMRHYQGFLK; encoded by the coding sequence ATGCTATCAACCCTACGTAATGCCTGGAAGGTTCCCGAATTAAAGAAAAAATTCCTATGGACTATATTTTTAATTGCAATTTTCAGGATAGGAACACATATTCCTGTTCCTGGAATTAGCAAAGAAGTCTTAGAAAGTTTAGCACAAAGCGGAACTTTATTTGGATTTTATGATTTAATATCAGGAGGTGCTTTTAGTCAATTTAGTATATTGGCTCTAGGCGTAACACCTTATATTAATGCATCGATAATAGTGCAACTATTGACTATAGCAGTACCATCTTTGGAACAATTATCTAAGGAAGGTCAAGAAGGAAGAAAGAAAATTCAAGCAATAACAAGAATATTATCTATATTTATTGGTTTTATTTTAGCTTTCGGAATTTATAACTTAGTAGCTTCAAAAGGAGCTATACAAGAAAGTAGCTTTAGTCAAATAATTGTTGTATTAGTATCATTAGTTGCGGGATCAACTTTCTCAATGTGGTTAGGAGATCAAATAACAGCTAAAGGATTTGGAAATGGAACATCAATATTAATATTCGTAAATATTGTGTCTCAGTTACCGGTGACTTTAATGTCATTATATACATTAAAAAATATAGGAAAAATCACTATTGTAGAAATATTGTTGTTTGTGTTATTTGTGTTATTAATGTTAGTAGCATCTGTATTCTTCTCATTAGCAGAAAGAAGAATTCCAGTGCAATATGCGGGAAAAGCTGTTGGAAATAAAGTTATGAGAGCTCAAAGTACCCATATACCTTTAAGTATAATAGGGTCTGCAGTTATAGCTATAATATTTTCATCCTCAGTTATGATGTTCCCTGCTACACTAGCTCAATTCTTCCCAAATAGCAAAGTATTGACTAGTTTAACAACAAGTAAATATAGTTTATTCAATAGAGGAACATGGATATATGCGGTTGTATATGCTCTATTGACAATATTCTTTACTTGGTTCTATACACAAATTACAATGAAACCTGATGAAATGGCAGAAAATTTACATAAATCAGCAGGTTTTGTACCTGGTATTAGACCAGGAAATGCAACTGAAAAATATTTCGAAAAACTACTTACAAAAGTATCAATAATAGGTGGAGTATTTGCAGCTGTTTTAGCAGTACTACCTATATTAATATCAAATACAAATTTACAAGGAATTCAATTTGGTGGTACATCATTACTAATTATGGTAGGAGTTGGACTTGATTTTTCAAGACAATTAGACTCACAATTAATTATGAGACATTATCAAGGATTCTTAAAATAG
- a CDS encoding adenylate kinase, producing the protein MKIVLLGPPGAGKGTQAKSISNRYSIPHISTGDIFRKNISENTPLGIEAKKYIDKGQLVPDEVTINMVKDRLQEDDCKSGFLLDGFPRTVIQAEALQEFLLERDKNLDTALLIEVPTEFILERMTGRRVCPSCGASYHIKYNPPIHGDKCDVCGSDIIQRKDDSEETVSERLDVYKKQTQPLIDFYKEKNLLSVVDGTKAINEVFEGICALLGDFE; encoded by the coding sequence GTGAAGATAGTATTATTAGGTCCTCCTGGAGCAGGGAAAGGAACACAGGCAAAATCAATTAGTAATAGATACTCAATACCTCATATTTCAACTGGAGATATTTTTAGAAAGAATATTTCAGAAAATACTCCTTTAGGAATTGAAGCTAAGAAATACATCGATAAAGGTCAATTGGTACCTGATGAAGTTACAATTAACATGGTTAAGGATAGACTTCAAGAAGATGATTGTAAAAGTGGGTTCTTATTAGATGGATTTCCTAGAACTGTAATTCAAGCAGAAGCTCTTCAAGAATTTTTATTAGAAAGAGATAAAAATCTTGATACTGCATTACTGATTGAAGTGCCAACAGAGTTTATTTTAGAAAGAATGACAGGAAGAAGAGTATGTCCATCATGTGGAGCTAGTTATCACATAAAGTATAATCCACCTATCCATGGAGATAAATGTGATGTTTGTGGAAGTGATATCATCCAAAGAAAAGATGATTCAGAGGAAACAGTATCTGAAAGATTAGATGTGTATAAGAAACAAACACAACCACTAATTGATTTTTATAAAGAAAAGAACTTACTTTCAGTTGTAGATGGAACAAAGGCTATTAATGAAGTTTTTGAAGGTATTTGTGCCTTATTAGGAGATTTTGAATAA